The genomic window AAGCGGAAGCCAACCATACGCCGATTGTTAAAGCACCTCAAAGACATATAGCTGGTAAGTTTGACTCTATTTAGATAGGTTAAGGAGTTCATTTACATACTATTGTTTCCAAGATAAACGCGTTGAATTAGCCCAAAGTGCACCACCAGCTGTCCACTgacgtatttccgaaccaattcgacttagggtagATTTtatgaaaagagcgtaccaattcataaaaggtcggcaacgcacttgcgagccctctggcattgagtgtctatgtcggtatcacttaactttAACAGCCTCTTGTCCGTTTGCCCTTGTCCTCAAAGAAAAAAGCCAAAAGCTCGACTCAAGTGCCAGTGTATATTATTCGGCTAGTGTCTTTTTGGTAGGTTCTTGTTGATATGCCTACAGTGATAAGCCTCCAAGAATAAATTTGTATCATAAATCACCACACTCTTTGTTATCGTAGTATAAAGCTGATTAAAGATCAATTATTGATCAATGTTCTCATTATTATGTGGGAAATAGTCTCCAAAAATCTCATATTTTAGCCCTGTCAGGCCAGATATAAATAGGTATACGCATGGCCATCACAAGCCGCTGATGTCGTTTTGTTGGACATGCTTTTGTCACTTATACCTAGTCCTGTAAGAATCCTGTACCTTAAACAagaattaatttttagatcACATAGTCCACCCCCCTTTCAAAGACAACAAAGACCCGTGGGAATGTCCAATGCCGGAAcctaaaaactataaaatcaAGTCGGATGGCGGAGTCTTCAACCTGTACAGAGACGAGGAGTGCAAAGACAGAGTGCCGTACGAGTACGTCACCCTGACCCAGTATATACAGGACATGAATGTCATGTGCACGATGATCGCTGATGGACCattgtaagttatttttatctttactaaaatttaacccaagttaaaaaataatatgcttTGTTTTAAGCCAATCAAAAGTAATCTGAGTACCTACTacccaaaaacattttttttgtaggaaatCGTTCTGCTACCGTCGCCTGAGTTACCTATCATCCAAGTTCCAGTTACACGTACTTCTCAATGAGTTACGTGAACTCGCGTCACAAAAGGCCGTTCCGCACCGGGACTTTTACAATATTCGgtaagaataattatatatatttttgtaaagatttttcaatgagatttgtataaatttctaaaaaaagtGTAGACATAGCCGTAGTTCTTATGAAAGTTCTTGAAGTAATAAAAAtcccataatttaataaaatatcttgtattttcAGCAAAGTAGACACACACATACACGCGGCATCGTGCATGAATCAGAAGCACTTACttcgatttattaaaaagacgCTGAAAAATCATGCTGACGAGGTAAGCTTCATCATCATACAATTTATGTATCGTCATTTTGATCAAATTATTGGGTTGGAAATTTTGCTTTTACttcttaaatagaaaaataattgaattatttcctaGGTGGTGACACTCCACAAAGGCACCCCGATGACCTTAAAGGCTGTTTTCCAATCAATGAATCTTAGCACATACGATCTTACCGTTGACATGCTCGACGTACACGCAGTGagtaaatcaaatataaatatagtattacCTACTTGATGGTGGTAAACAGGCAATCTCGATTAAtgatattcttaatttaatattattcataatggtaggggagcccacgatgctaaatggggatttactcgagcgtcgtagagacctattgggatgcaaagcttagataaaaagaagaaaaaaatgttatatgataaattccttttcatcggtgggggaagcggctatagatagttaaatatgtaaaaaaaaactgttgcatggacatcctcgagcgcgtcagatattgatagcatctatgccctacgtatttttaataatgtacgtatgttaatctgatcgtttgcatgatgcgggtggttgtatttaagggttgaaaattaaaaaaaaaaaatttttatcgagcgcgtcagattttctaagggagtgttaagtgcaccaaaaaaaagctctcattcactaatctgacgatttcgatgggacgcaaacccacagccattttcttaatttgcaaaaaaaaatcgcaattttgaaatacccAAGcacgtcagattaagatatatgtggttcatctttatgttctaaacgtactgtctcataatctgacgattatctagagggattcgcctgatctgccaaaaaaaaaatagaaaaacggttcacctaaagggccatccctgcaacttcccgctaattccattcctgggcgcttaaaattgatattttgagctcgctgagttcaaagaaataacatttctatgcatttgagctctcccagctcgaaagtctgatagaagtttcatagaacactatttttggaattttcaaaccgcaataacttttgaatggatcaagcaattttcacgcggttggcggcattcgacgcagttttatcatcctcataaataattttgcaattttaattgatcgaaccacaaatttcggagtaatcccgaaaaaacactttttcgggtttctttcgtgtacgatatctctcgaacgaatcaaccgcttttgaccagcttggtggcgatcgacgtggtttttcaagctcaaaggcggattagtttttgaagttgatcgataaagaaaccactttaaaaaaaaatatttcttatttttttaagatttttcaaaattcctcaaaatctatcggtccgaatcggttcaaattcacaggaaatgtaattttgagggaaatatttagaacgccgtttagtggattccgatcggtttaaggaaatgtaggcatcacgcagctgcacgcatttaactttatcgacgaatttttgttatttcggcttgcggaaatcgtcagattatatatttttcattattcttgaattatttccttcaaaataaaaaaaaaattagctacgctcgagaatgtccagatgacgttttttttttacaactttgttgccctcccctttttttccgtcactctcaaattgtcagattagtggaatatacactttttaggatgtaattatctcaccctaccttaatctgacgcgctcgggaatttctgatggtcaatttttttttactaaactgatcctgtctccttcacgtgcggctttatatatgggccttatattttgtggaggtacttaaccgggtacaaggtatccccctatatattaatctgccgcgctttagtaaatcccgaaatcccctcttgggctcccctaccataattgtatgtttttgCTTTGTACAGGACCGCAACACGTTTCACCGATTTGACAAGTTCAACGCCAAATACAATCCTATCGGAGAAAGTAGACTTAGAGAAGTCTTCCTCAAAACTGACAATTTCATGAATGGAAAATATTTCGCTAGGATAATTAACGtaagtaacatttaaatatttgcataaaacaattaattttataatgagCCTAACGAAAACATTAAAGTCACAGAATAGCTCCTTGAAATACTCCCATTCCAAATTGTCttgctaataatattattttacccGGAATCGAGCACAACATCTTCgtatatcatcatcatcatcatcaacaaGTATCTAGTAtagtagaaaattatttacagaataaaaatatgtaaaaataaaaagatatcaACACATGGTATGATACACATGCTTTACTCCATCAAACTCTACTCTATTAGCCCCAAATTCCTATGTACACGAATATGTTTTaacatttagtattttttaaataattttattaggaAGTAGCAGCAGACTTAGAAGAGAGTAAATACCAGAATGCAGAGCTCCGTCTGTCCATATACGGGAAGAGTCCCACAGAATGGGCCAAGTTGGCCAAATGGGCGATACAGTATGACGTACACTCCAATAATGTACGCTGGCTGATACAAATACCACGGTTATAGTAAGTATTTGTTTACTAATGTAATttctatcaaaataatatattgtatttccGTCAAATTGTACTACGCTGAGATAGAGACataaaatttcttttgttaaaacgaacaaaaatataataaaaatttaatacataaaatttcttttgttattgaaCTGTTCGAGTTTTAGTAGTAAATCCCCTCAGGATTGAAAACATTCCTTTTTGAAAAGGTTCATAAggtattttaatcataatgaGAAGGTTTTTTGACTTATCTgaattttaaactaaactctaatgttttttcaatttttcagtGATATTTTCAAATCAAACAAGATCATGAACAACTTCCAAGAATTCTTGAGTAACATTTTCGAGCCTCTCTTTGAAGTGACCAAAGATCCCAATAGCAATATTGAGCTTCACAAATTTCTTacggtaaatatttatttttactttttattaattgcctAACGCTGTCACGTAACCACGAACAATCAAAAATAAGTATAACATAGTTTTTCTACATTTTGTAAATCTTTTTTAACTtttccaatatatttttaaacgccAGAATAATTGTGAGGGCCAGGGCTGCTGATTCGCAGTCACTTATAAGCCAATTGAATTGTTTGGAGAATAATAAGAGAGTGTGTAAAAAATGCCACGTAAACATAGAATATCATATAAcagataatttgtaaatttgaTGATTATTTAACGATAAGTGGATtctgatttattataaagttatagATTAACATTGATAGAGATCGTATTACTTTAATAGCTATTGTCTCACCGATTAACATTTCATGGTAGATTTTGATAAAAGGATTATACAACAAtaattgattaatattttacagcaCGTAGTCGGATTTGATAGTGTGGACGATGAATCGAAACCGGAAAATCCGATGTTGGACGTGGACGTCCGTGTACCCGCGCAGTGGGATGACGAGGAGAACCCGCCCTACGCCTACTACCTTTACTATATGTACGCTAATATCACCGTGCTGAATCACTTTAGGAagtaagtgtttttttaatttatttctaggtttagtttttttttttttttttttttataaaacagggggcaaacgggcaggaggctcacctgatgttaagtgataccgccgcccatggacactctcaatgccagagggctcgcgagtgcgttgccggcctttcaggaatcggtacgctcttttcttgaaggaccctaagtcgaattggttcggaaatacctcagtgggcagctggttccacatagtggtggtgcgcggcaaaaactgccttgaaaaacgctcagttgtggaacggcggacgtcgaggtgatacgggtggaatttcgtattctgtctcgacgtccgatgatgaaattcagctgcaggtattaatccgaacaactcctctgaacactctccatggtaaatgcggtagaagatgcagagtgaccccacatctctacgcaacgccaaaggatcaagccgctcggagagggattggtcgtcgacgattcgaaccgctctgcgttgtatacggtcaagtggaaggagctggtactggggagcccccgcccagaggtgagagcagtactccatgtggggccgaatttgcgctttatatagttgtatgcggtggcccggagtgaagtaccgcctcgccttgctgagcacaccaagctttttggaggctaatttagcctttccctccaagtgaccgcgaaactgaacgtcgttcgatatgtcaacgccaagtattccaatgctggctgtggctttaagaagagtgttttcgaaaagaggagtggcgacaaagggtgtttttttagcggaaaacgcgcaaacttgtgtcttcttggggttaaattggactaggtttagtctgccccagtctgagactccacgtagtagagtttcgacttcagacacaagtttgttccggtactcatcgacaactgcccgagaaatacctgcccggccagtgtaaaaagtatccccagtgctgtcatccgcatagcaatgaatgttgctaagttgcaacatatcattgatatgcagaagaaacaaggtcggggatagaacacagccttgtgggaccccagcgttcacgggtttaaggtcggaacatgctccgtcgatgacgaccttgatgctccgatcggccagaaagctggagatccaatcgcataatttctcgggtagcccataggctggaagcttcgagagcagtgctctgtgccacacccgatcgaaggctttcgctatgtccaaacttaccgccagcgcctcccccttggactcaattgcctctgcccacctatgtgtaaggtatacaaggaggtcaccagctgagcgaccacgacgaaagccgtactgagaatcgctaatcaactggtggccctctagatacctcaagagctggctattaataatggtttccattattttggagaacaaggaggttatagctattgggcgatagttggacggatcagagcgatcgcctttttttgggatcggatgtatcgaagcggtcttccagcacttcggggCAGTGCCGAGCAAGTACAGGTACCGaaaaaggcgcgttaagaccggagccaactcaggagcacaagtacgcagcacaattggggggataccatccggcccgctcgacttatgaatgtccaaggaagatagtgctTTGCGCACGGCACGTTGCTggaatgtgatttccggcatcgaagaatcacaccgcgaaatggtcggtggtgatctccctctgtcatccaaagtcgagttggacgcgaagagacagcccaaaaggtcggccttctccttcgcagtgtgggccagagagtcatcctccctgtgcagtggcggaatggcgggctgacaaaaattcccttggacagctttggcgagagaccagaaggctcgagtccctgaagggagttgggccaatctctcgccaaatctggcaatgtgctctgactttgccttagtgatttcccgtttgaaggacctggaggctgagttatatgctgttttaagttcgctggtattggcatcacgagatttcgccgctaccgcccatgccttaaagcattctggctttcgacgcgaggccgccttgcaagaacgtttaaaccagggctgagacttgccaccgatcggcaccgcagaaaatggaataaagagttccatgccctgcagaaccacttcggcgacagaggcggcgacggaatctggagcttccggcgaaaagcacataggcccccaagggtaggacgcaaagaaagaccgcatcccgtcccaatctgctgacttatagtgccagatacggcgacaacccataaagcggggccgtgaagggcgcgtagatggcacagtactccggaccacacaatgatctgatgaacccaatggcgggtcaacagagacttgataattctccggatgtgaagtcagcagaaggtccaacaaagagggtttatgaccatccacatctggtattcgcgtaatcgcagggaccatttgtgtcaggtcgtaggctaaagcaaagtcgtgaaagggtcttcccgcgtgatcggtggtttcagagccgagccaatcggcatggtgggcgttaaaatcgccaagtatcacgatttcagcggtaggaaccctttcgagcagggaatctgtagccatttggatgtgctcaatgagtcggtcagtttcggtatttccgctatgggacctatacaggcatgcgtagaatcgcggatggtcatcgcagtctacgcgcagccagaggttagataggtcccttccttcaagcgtcccgaggcgacgagaacagatatcctctctgacgtacacgcagACTCCCGCCCGtggcacaaatgaatgttccaatttgtaccccgggtaggagaggtaggaagtatcagccggggaggaaatctgagtctcggtaagaaagagcaaggccggcttcgcagtctccaaatggtagtggactgcgttgatattggaattgagccccctaacattcgtgaagtccacggcgagCGTTGaattgctccgtttgccccgagaacgatAACTGTTTCTGTTATTgagcgcagaattgccccccccagaatacgaagggcagcctgtgcgtccaccaccgggTGCTCCgtgtcccggtgttggacgcccagagggggattctccaacgcgagcgcgtgtggtacccccctggggtagattctcttttttctgcaccttcatattacatatgggggagggggggatgggctccgggagtctctctcaccgcacgaaacgcgagtacaataaggcgagcctattgcatcacttcacgccggttttctaagagacagtggtactgccccggtcgtgcctgcccatttggctgaagcccgaaggcaacagcatggcactcccactaggaagGGGTTGACTGATTGCGCTGATGAAATAACCTCTGTCACAGGTTATTTCACCAGTGGGCGATGGGGTCGTCACGTCCCGACGCCAAAAAAAGTAGTAGTTATTGTACGAGCcgaggctgtacattttgctcactctgGTTCACTTAATTTATAAGAGTATAGCCAAAAGCAGGCGCTCTCTTCaacatttacttttaaattgaattaattagcATTATTCTTCTATTATACTTGAGTTTAAAGCATCCCGCAGACCCAGGAATCGTAcacatacaattatattttgtacgaCTATCTCATATATCTCCTCTAGTTTTCATATAGTAGTTATGTGTTTAGCAATTTAGACAATTATAGTTTCGTCGAGAGACAAAAATACCCTCTATTTATACGCCATGTCCGTAAGCCGGATAGAGTATGATTTCAAATCGATCGTTAAACTAAATCACATTCATCATTCACTTACAATGCGTCTTCTTATTAAGTCTGTGGTGGAAGGATGTATGCTCTTCCACCGACCTAAAGGATCCCTCGATCAGTTTAACTACTGACCCGAAAGTCCCAGTGGCTAAGGTCAGAATAACTTAGCCCGTTTCACAGTATGATGTCATCGCAGTGATTGTTCGTATCGCTAAAgtgctataaatatataaaattaattttaatctttatttttaatccagGGAACAAGGTCTGAACACATTTGTGTTACGACCGCACTGTGGTGAAGCCGGTCCAGTGCAACATCTCGTATGTGGGTTCATGCTTGCTGAGAACATCTCGCACGGATTGCTTTTGAGGAAGGTGAGCGCTAATTAATCCATCTTGAAGtgacagttatttatttatttacacttcgttaccttatacaaaaacatacatataaaaaaagcagTTTACAttagttattaggcaacgggcggtcttatcgctaacaagcgatttctcccaggcaaccctaatatgtTAATGAGCATGTagaatgttttttatatagttttaaaacataattgttatttgttaagTTAATATTCATTTCTAGATTGACTGAAAATCGTCAATGTCGTAATagcaaaatctatttttatcagGTTAAATTAAGTTGAATTTTTCGTAATATACGATTTAGACATTGTTGTTATGTATTTAGTGTAACAGTCGTAATAGTGAAGAACAAGTATAGACTTGTTCTTTGTTCCCGAGGCAAGCGATATGAAAAATTCGCAGAACAAAAATCTTAACGTGAAAACTATTTCGAAGTTCGAATAGAAACTTCATAAGAATCGAGTCTTGAAATGCCAATGTTTGTTTATATTGGCAGGTGCCAGTCCTGCAATACCTGTACTACTTAGCCCAGATCTACATCGCGATGTCACCTCTGAGTAACAACTCCCTCTTTCTCAATTACCATCGCAATCCGCTTCCGGAGTTCCTGGCACGAGGCCTTTGCATCACACTCAGTACTGATGACCCGCTGCAGTTCCACTTCACCAAGGTAAGGGCTCCCGTAGATTTTTTAGagaaaagccggcgtaaaataCTCTCcatactcttttaaaatagcaaatcatcaaacacacttaaaacaaatatcgcaaattaataagaagtagcctgtctagcactagtcccaggcccttttatcaactagataatcgttgactttatagtaagcctttttacacagcttttctttaatacatttcttaaatttattaagagaGAAAAGAgccttaaacaaaaaaataaggtCTGTATGTAGCAACTGAAACTGAAAGAATTTAAGAATTCTTACTTAAATTATCGTAGGCTCTAATTGCGTCTTTATTGTTTCGTTGAACTATTTCTCAATAAAGGTTCCTTAATATTCCAGGAGCCTCTAATGGAGGAATACAGCATTGCGGCGCAGGTGTGGAAGCTCAGCTCGTGTGACATGTGTGAGCTCGCACGGAACTCGGTGCTCATGTCGGGCTTCCCGCACGAGGTACTTCTATTATTTATGGAATTTACTGTAGCTTTGCAAATCATTCCAAAATCAGCAGTATCCGGTTCACAAGacactttcttttgcgaactagcgaca from Pieris napi chromosome 12, ilPieNapi1.2, whole genome shotgun sequence includes these protein-coding regions:
- the LOC125054589 gene encoding AMP deaminase 2 isoform X6; amino-acid sequence: MYSFDKDLWHVSRSQTGSDQQIEGSESPTSAVGAEAPRELPNELSAPYEVPQFPIEQIEKKLLIQRQLNVKAAECGQSARSFAGSEAGGAVFEEAARLRVDDDDLDVILPHFQRVAISGEDTSGVPLEDLQQASSYLVQALDIRKRYMDISNQTFCSITARFLRSIDPEAEANHTPIVKAPQRHIADHIVHPPFKDNKDPWECPMPEPKNYKIKSDGGVFNLYRDEECKDRVPYEYVTLTQYIQDMNVMCTMIADGPLKSFCYRRLSYLSSKFQLHVLLNELRELASQKAVPHRDFYNIRKVDTHIHAASCMNQKHLLRFIKKTLKNHADEVVTLHKGTPMTLKAVFQSMNLSTYDLTVDMLDVHADRNTFHRFDKFNAKYNPIGESRLREVFLKTDNFMNGKYFARIINEVAADLEESKYQNAELRLSIYGKSPTEWAKLAKWAIQYDVHSNNVRWLIQIPRLYDIFKSNKIMNNFQEFLSNIFEPLFEVTKDPNSNIELHKFLTHVVGFDSVDDESKPENPMLDVDVRVPAQWDDEENPPYAYYLYYMYANITVLNHFRKEQGLNTFVLRPHCGEAGPVQHLVCGFMLAENISHGLLLRKVPVLQYLYYLAQIYIAMSPLSNNSLFLNYHRNPLPEFLARGLCITLSTDDPLQFHFTKEPLMEEYSIAAQVWKLSSCDMCELARNSVLMSGFPHEMKQYWLGPTYTKEGVAANDITRTNVPDIRISFRYETILDELTNIFKARQAFHEPNGVPEPSTSAS
- the LOC125054589 gene encoding AMP deaminase 2 isoform X7, producing the protein MAAGFVGSTKSFPFSFDVDVDEEEHSRGTPHLNKRIGSESPTSAVGAEAPRELPNELSAPYEVPQFPIEQIEKKLLIQRQLNVKAAECGQSARSFAGSEAGGAVFEEAARLRVDDDDLDVILPHFQRVAISGEDTSGVPLEDLQQASSYLVQALDIRKRYMDISNQTFCSITARFLRSIDPEAEANHTPIVKAPQRHIADHIVHPPFKDNKDPWECPMPEPKNYKIKSDGGVFNLYRDEECKDRVPYEYVTLTQYIQDMNVMCTMIADGPLKSFCYRRLSYLSSKFQLHVLLNELRELASQKAVPHRDFYNIRKVDTHIHAASCMNQKHLLRFIKKTLKNHADEVVTLHKGTPMTLKAVFQSMNLSTYDLTVDMLDVHADRNTFHRFDKFNAKYNPIGESRLREVFLKTDNFMNGKYFARIINEVAADLEESKYQNAELRLSIYGKSPTEWAKLAKWAIQYDVHSNNVRWLIQIPRLYDIFKSNKIMNNFQEFLSNIFEPLFEVTKDPNSNIELHKFLTHVVGFDSVDDESKPENPMLDVDVRVPAQWDDEENPPYAYYLYYMYANITVLNHFRKEQGLNTFVLRPHCGEAGPVQHLVCGFMLAENISHGLLLRKVPVLQYLYYLAQIYIAMSPLSNNSLFLNYHRNPLPEFLARGLCITLSTDDPLQFHFTKEPLMEEYSIAAQVWKLSSCDMCELARNSVLMSGFPHEMKQYWLGPTYTKEGVAANDITRTNVPDIRISFRYETILDELTNIFKDGMSTR
- the LOC125054589 gene encoding AMP deaminase 2 isoform X2 yields the protein MAAGFVGSTKSFPFSFDVDVDEEEHSRGTPHLNKRIGSESPTSAVGAEAPRELPNELSAPYEVPQFPIEQIEKKLLIQRQLNVKAAECGQSARSFAGSEAGGAVFEEAARLRVDDDDLDVILPHFQRVAISGEDTSGVPLEDLQQASSYLVQALDIRKRYMDISNQTFCSITARFLRSIDPEAEANHTPIVKAPQRHIADHIVHPPFKDNKDPWECPMPEPKNYKIKSDGGVFNLYRDEECKDRVPYEYVTLTQYIQDMNVMCTMIADGPLKSFCYRRLSYLSSKFQLHVLLNELRELASQKAVPHRDFYNIRKVDTHIHAASCMNQKHLLRFIKKTLKNHADEVVTLHKGTPMTLKAVFQSMNLSTYDLTVDMLDVHADRNTFHRFDKFNAKYNPIGESRLREVFLKTDNFMNGKYFARIINEVAADLEESKYQNAELRLSIYGKSPTEWAKLAKWAIQYDVHSNNVRWLIQIPRLYDIFKSNKIMNNFQEFLSNIFEPLFEVTKDPNSNIELHKFLTHVVGFDSVDDESKPENPMLDVDVRVPAQWDDEENPPYAYYLYYMYANITVLNHFRKEQGLNTFVLRPHCGEAGPVQHLVCGFMLAENISHGLLLRKVPVLQYLYYLAQIYIAMSPLSNNSLFLNYHRNPLPEFLARGLCITLSTDDPLQFHFTKEPLMEEYSIAAQVWKLSSCDMCELARNSVLMSGFPHEMKQYWLGPTYTKEGVAANDITRTNVPDIRISFRYETILDELTNIFKIKRSGTPIPC
- the LOC125054589 gene encoding AMP deaminase 2 isoform X4, with the protein product MYSFDKDLWHVSRSQTGSDQQIEAGSESPTSAVGAEAPRELPNELSAPYEVPQFPIEQIEKKLLIQRQLNVKAAECGQSARSFAGSEAGGAVFEEAARLRVDDDDLDVILPHFQRVAISGEDTSGVPLEDLQQASSYLVQALDIRKRYMDISNQTFCSITARFLRSIDPEAEANHTPIVKAPQRHIADHIVHPPFKDNKDPWECPMPEPKNYKIKSDGGVFNLYRDEECKDRVPYEYVTLTQYIQDMNVMCTMIADGPLKSFCYRRLSYLSSKFQLHVLLNELRELASQKAVPHRDFYNIRKVDTHIHAASCMNQKHLLRFIKKTLKNHADEVVTLHKGTPMTLKAVFQSMNLSTYDLTVDMLDVHADRNTFHRFDKFNAKYNPIGESRLREVFLKTDNFMNGKYFARIINEVAADLEESKYQNAELRLSIYGKSPTEWAKLAKWAIQYDVHSNNVRWLIQIPRLYDIFKSNKIMNNFQEFLSNIFEPLFEVTKDPNSNIELHKFLTHVVGFDSVDDESKPENPMLDVDVRVPAQWDDEENPPYAYYLYYMYANITVLNHFRKEQGLNTFVLRPHCGEAGPVQHLVCGFMLAENISHGLLLRKVPVLQYLYYLAQIYIAMSPLSNNSLFLNYHRNPLPEFLARGLCITLSTDDPLQFHFTKEPLMEEYSIAAQVWKLSSCDMCELARNSVLMSGFPHEMKQYWLGPTYTKEGVAANDITRTNVPDIRISFRYETILDELTNIFKARQAFHEPNGVPEPSTSAS
- the LOC125054589 gene encoding AMP deaminase 2 isoform X3 produces the protein MYSFDKDLWHVSRSQTGSDQQIEEGSESPTSAVGAEAPRELPNELSAPYEVPQFPIEQIEKKLLIQRQLNVKAAECGQSARSFAGSEAGGAVFEEAARLRVDDDDLDVILPHFQRVAISGEDTSGVPLEDLQQASSYLVQALDIRKRYMDISNQTFCSITARFLRSIDPEAEANHTPIVKAPQRHIADHIVHPPFKDNKDPWECPMPEPKNYKIKSDGGVFNLYRDEECKDRVPYEYVTLTQYIQDMNVMCTMIADGPLKSFCYRRLSYLSSKFQLHVLLNELRELASQKAVPHRDFYNIRKVDTHIHAASCMNQKHLLRFIKKTLKNHADEVVTLHKGTPMTLKAVFQSMNLSTYDLTVDMLDVHADRNTFHRFDKFNAKYNPIGESRLREVFLKTDNFMNGKYFARIINEVAADLEESKYQNAELRLSIYGKSPTEWAKLAKWAIQYDVHSNNVRWLIQIPRLYDIFKSNKIMNNFQEFLSNIFEPLFEVTKDPNSNIELHKFLTHVVGFDSVDDESKPENPMLDVDVRVPAQWDDEENPPYAYYLYYMYANITVLNHFRKEQGLNTFVLRPHCGEAGPVQHLVCGFMLAENISHGLLLRKVPVLQYLYYLAQIYIAMSPLSNNSLFLNYHRNPLPEFLARGLCITLSTDDPLQFHFTKEPLMEEYSIAAQVWKLSSCDMCELARNSVLMSGFPHEMKQYWLGPTYTKEGVAANDITRTNVPDIRISFRYETILDELTNIFKARQAFHEPNGVPEPSTSAS
- the LOC125054589 gene encoding AMP deaminase 2 isoform X1 yields the protein MAAGFVGSTKSFPFSFDVDVDEEEHSRGTPHLNKRIGSESPTSAVGAEAPRELPNELSAPYEVPQFPIEQIEKKLLIQRQLNVKAAECGQSARSFAGSEAGGAVFEEAARLRVDDDDLDVILPHFQRVAISGEDTSGVPLEDLQQASSYLVQALDIRKRYMDISNQTFCSITARFLRSIDPEAEANHTPIVKAPQRHIADHIVHPPFKDNKDPWECPMPEPKNYKIKSDGGVFNLYRDEECKDRVPYEYVTLTQYIQDMNVMCTMIADGPLKSFCYRRLSYLSSKFQLHVLLNELRELASQKAVPHRDFYNIRKVDTHIHAASCMNQKHLLRFIKKTLKNHADEVVTLHKGTPMTLKAVFQSMNLSTYDLTVDMLDVHADRNTFHRFDKFNAKYNPIGESRLREVFLKTDNFMNGKYFARIINEVAADLEESKYQNAELRLSIYGKSPTEWAKLAKWAIQYDVHSNNVRWLIQIPRLYDIFKSNKIMNNFQEFLSNIFEPLFEVTKDPNSNIELHKFLTHVVGFDSVDDESKPENPMLDVDVRVPAQWDDEENPPYAYYLYYMYANITVLNHFRKEQGLNTFVLRPHCGEAGPVQHLVCGFMLAENISHGLLLRKVPVLQYLYYLAQIYIAMSPLSNNSLFLNYHRNPLPEFLARGLCITLSTDDPLQFHFTKEPLMEEYSIAAQVWKLSSCDMCELARNSVLMSGFPHEMKQYWLGPTYTKEGVAANDITRTNVPDIRISFRYETILDELTNIFKARQAFHEPNGVPEPSTSAS